A portion of the Thermoplasmata archaeon genome contains these proteins:
- a CDS encoding metallophosphoesterase: MDLQPVYGTPALKAGNSLVIGDLHIGVESHLRSKGFHLQSHTNDMRQVILDAADEDINRLIVIGDVKDSVPGSSKQEYREIPDFFESLMERFDSIEVVRGNHDTMIEEFLPSRVHIRPSTGIKIDDVGFVHGHTWPAEMVMNCETLVLAHNHPAVMFRDGVGRQMTEPCWFRGKFCKTEDEKYPKLPENFIVIPAFNRMLGGSPVNVIGEELLGPILTSDLLDLDNAHIYLLDGVYLGRRSNLMITGRENNRFKQGPTTRAKYS, encoded by the coding sequence ATGGATCTGCAGCCAGTCTACGGGACGCCCGCCCTGAAGGCTGGTAACTCGCTTGTCATAGGCGATCTCCACATAGGTGTTGAATCACATCTGAGATCCAAGGGATTCCATCTTCAATCCCATACGAACGATATGAGGCAGGTCATACTGGACGCTGCCGATGAGGACATCAACAGACTTATCGTCATAGGGGATGTGAAGGATTCGGTTCCCGGTTCCTCCAAACAGGAATACAGGGAGATACCCGATTTCTTCGAAAGCCTTATGGAACGTTTCGACTCCATCGAAGTCGTGAGAGGGAACCATGACACCATGATCGAGGAGTTCCTGCCTAGCAGGGTGCATATCCGGCCATCCACAGGCATCAAGATCGATGATGTCGGTTTCGTGCACGGACATACGTGGCCCGCAGAAATGGTGATGAACTGTGAGACACTGGTCCTCGCACACAATCACCCTGCTGTGATGTTCAGAGACGGCGTTGGGAGACAGATGACCGAGCCTTGTTGGTTCAGAGGGAAATTCTGTAAGACCGAGGATGAGAAGTATCCCAAACTGCCTGAGAACTTCATAGTCATACCCGCATTCAACAGGATGCTTGGTGGATCGCCGGTTAATGTGATCGGAGAGGAACTGCTGGGACCCATCCTCACCAGTGACCTCCTGGACCTAGATAATGCACATATCTACCTTCTTGACGGCGTATATCTCGGTAGGAGATCGAATCTTATGATTACTGGCAGAGAGAACAACCGTTTCAAGCAGGGACCTACGACCCGCGCGAAATACAGTTGA